The following is a genomic window from Paenibacillus thiaminolyticus.
GCATTGGCGGAGATGAATATGCCTGTCTTCTGATCCGGCAGCAGCCACATGCAGGAGGCGAAGCCGAGCAGATCTCCGCCCTTGGAAATGACATGCTGCCCGTTGCTGCCCTTAGGCTCGCTCTCGAAGCCGTACGTCGCATCGGGGAACGCCGGATGTATCGGCTCACGGTAGATCTGCATGGCCTCGACCGTCTCCGAACGAAGTATCCGGCCGTGGTTATTGGCGCCGCCATTCAATTGCGCAATCATGAATTGGGCCATATCACTGCCTGTCGTGTTCATCGCTCCGTCCGGCCCTTCCGTAGGCGTTACGCCATACACCGAAATCGGCTTGCCGCCACGCTCATAACCGGTAGCCAGCCGCTCCAGCACCTCCTTCGTCAGCAGGAAATCGCTGCTGGCCATCCCTAGCGGCTTGAAAATATGCTCCTTCATATATTGATGGAATGGCATCCCGGAGACTTGCTCTATAATATAGCCTTGCAGGATGTAGGCGAAATTGTCATACATATAAGCTTCGCCCGGCTTGCGAACCACCGGCGGCATTCTTTCCTTAATATAAGATTGGATCGAGACCGTGCGGGACAGATCTTCCGGGAAATCGTCCATTGTCTCCAACGTAACTTGAAATCCAGACGTATGCGTCAGCAGATGATGCATCGTCACGGGCTCCTTGAACGGATTGTCAATGCGAATATCCCCCATATAGCGGTTGATATCGGCGTGCAAATCGATCTTCCCCTGCTCCGCCAGCTGCATGACCGCGGCCGCCGTAAATGTCTTGGAGACGGAGGCGATGCGGAATACGGTTTTATCCGGATCAACCGGCACCTTCCGTTCCATGTCGGCATACCCGTACCCCTTCTTCAGCAGCACTTTCCCATCCTTGACGACGACAACGACAGCGCCACCGGCATCCTTCGGTTCTCTCTTCTCAAAAAAAGCATCCGCAAACTGCTCCAGTTCACGCGCGTCAGCCGGACCGGCTTGACGGGCCTTGTCTGCCGCAGCGAATGTGGTCGGACCGTACCCAAGACCGGAAAAGACCATTCCTGCGATGGTCATGACAATCACTCCTTTGACCGCTCTGATCCCTATCTTCATCATACTCCCCATCCCTGTTCCCTTCTCTCTTGACATCAATGGCCACGACTGCAGGGGCGTCCGCAGCAGCGGAGATCCCGTTATCGGATCCGTACGGCATGCGTCTCATGCCCCTCCTCGACGATTACCAGCTTCTCCGCCCGCGTCTGAACTGCCTGAACGATGAACTTCACTTCAACCGGGATCAACCGAACGAAAAATCTCGTGTCACTGGCCGGGTACAGCTCCACGCGCACGGTGCCGGGAGTCTGCAAGTAAAGCCGGCCGTCCTCAATCAAAACGGAGATGATCCCGTCCCCTCCGTCCTCCTGTTGGTACAGTCCGGCATAGCACGGATATAAACCCGTGTCGACGGAAGCAATCCGTTTCTCTAACGGCCGCTGCGGAATCTCATAAGGCTGGTCGAACAAAATTTGTTCGGCGGCGTCGATAACCGCCTGGTCGAACTCGACATCCTGCTCCCGGTTACGCAAATAAATCAGTGTCATATCAGCCTCCAGATAGCGGTTCAGGAGGGAGGCATACCCCGGCCAGCCGCCGCTATGGCTAACGACGCGTCCTTTTCCTTCCTTATCTTCTACTATCCAGCCGAACCCATAATCGAATGTCTCCCCATTGTTCAGGCGAACGGGAGCATACGCTTGCTCAAGCGATGGCCCGCTGACAAGCTTCCCGGCTTGGAGTGCCCGGTCGAAGGCGAGCAGATCATGCACGTTCGAGCTCATCGCGCCATCTCCCTGGATACCGTCAAGGTAGACGACATATTGCGTCTCCGGCACAAGGTCGGGCAGCTCATACCAGGAAGAATGATGATCATACACATAACCGTATGCGTAATTGTCCATCACATCGTCCTCCATTCTCCGGCTGTAGATTCTCGAAGCGTTCATACGGAGCGGAAGGAAGACCCGCTCGCGCATGAAGTCGGCAAAGATCTGCCCCGTCGCCCGCTCAATAATCAGCGCAAGCAGCACATAGCCGGTATTGCTGTACAGCCAGCTCTCATTCGGCTCGAAATAAGCCGGCAGCCGATGCTCCGCCAGCATCGCCAATACATCGGCGTTCGTCGCGATTCGCTTCCGATCCCAGTGCTCGCAGAACAGCTCCATAAAGTCCGGCAGTCCTGACGTATGACAGAGCAGATGACGGATCGTAATCCCCGGGTAAGGAAGCTCCGGCAGCCACTGGGCTACCGGGTCGTCATAACCCAGCTTCCCCTGCTCTGCCAGCAAGATGATGCCCGTCGCCGTGAACGGCTTCGACAGCGATGCCAAATCGAATACTGATCCCGTCGTTAGCTGCCGGCCCGTCTCCTGGTCGGCCTCCCCAAAGGCGGCCTGATAGATTATCTCGCCCTGCTCGGCGGCGATGAAGACCCCGCTCATTCCTCCCTGCTCTTCCAACTTGCTGAATAATCGCTCGAACCGCTGGCGCTTCGTTTCCATACTCCGCTCTCTCCTTTTCTATACCTATTTTCGCAAGTCAATAATGATTGATTTAACTTAATTATTAAGATAACTTAACTGTTGGCCAAAGGAGAGCCCTCCCTCTCCTGCCCGGGGATGTCCTTCAGATTCCGGCATGAAGCATCAATCCGTCTCTGCCCCGCCCTGACAATCCTTCTCTACGATTCCTTTGAGCTTCATGATAATGTTCCTCAATGCCACGACTTCTTCATAATCGAGCTGGGTATAGTAGCGGTCGATAATGGTCCGCTCTAACTCCTCCTCCCGGGCGAAATGCTCCGCTCCGCGCTCGTCCAGGCGAACGAAAATTTCCCGGCGGTTGTTCGGGTTGATCTCCCGGCTGACGTACTTCGCCTTCTCCAGCTTGCTGACGATCTGGCTGACCGCACTGGAGGAGACCTTCATCCGATCCGCAAGCTCGCTGACCGTCAGACGCCCATGGTTGTGAACGAGATCGAGCAATATCGTCTGCTTCGCTGTAATCTCGCTGTCGATCAGCGACTCATGAGCTTGAAGCAGCATGACATTCATGGCATAATCCGCTTCAGTCATCTCCTTGACGAGTCGGATAAGGTCGTCGCTTGCCTTTTTCAATTACATCCACCTCCTTAATAGTTAAGTTATCTTAATTGTTTTCTATTCTAATCCATTCCGTTCGGTTCTGCAACCCAGACTTCCCTCTCACCTTGCCTCAAAGCGGCATTCCCTACGGAAATAAGAGCGCGCACGTCTGCATGAGCCTATCTGTCCTTTTAATTTCCGATAATCTGTATATTTCTATATATACAGTTGTTGGCTATAGTAAAAAATAGAACACTCAGGAGGGGAATATCATGACCACCGACAGACCAAAAACAGAAGCACCGGTTCGATTTTTGGAAGGCAAGCGCATTTACTTGCGTCCAATCAGCTCGGAGGATGCAGACTTCTATTACCAGATGCTGTTCAACCCGGAAATGAGACGATTGACGGGGACGCAGCGGCATTTTTCGAAGGAGCAAGTCGCCAGTCATATCGAAGGCAAAACACAATCCGCTTCCGACATGCTGCTGCTGATCGCGATCCGCGAATCCGATCAAATCATCGGGGATATTGAGCTTCAGGATATCGACAGCATTAACCGCAGCGCTGGCATGCGCATCGCGATTGATGCGCCCGCGAATCAGGGCAGAGGGTTCGGCAGCGAAGCGATCGGCTTGCTGCTGGAATACGCCTTCGGCATTCTGCAGCTGCATCGGATTGAATTGAACGTATTCGCCTTCAATGAACGCGCCATTCACGTCTACGAGAAAATGGGCTTCCGGCGCGAAGGCGTGCAGCGCGACGCCCTGTATTACAATCATGCGTATCATGATTCCATTATAATGAGCATCCTGGAGCATGAGTACCGCAACCGCGCATAACCCGATGAATCAGGGGCATTTTGCCCCTTTTCCGATCACCGTCATACCGATGCGGTCACTTGCTTAGCGTTGGAAACGCCGCCTCGAACGTTGTGCCAACGTCCGGCCTGCTCTGGACCTTGATAAAACCGTTATGTTTTTCCATAATGGCTTTGACGATAGAGAGCCCTAATCCAGAACCTGCAATATTGCGGGAGCGTGACTTATCGACACGATAAAAAGGTTCGAATATGTGCGGAAGCTCTTCGTCCCGCATTCCTATGCCTGTATCCGAAATTTGGATAATTGTATGAGATCCGCGCCGCGCGGTGGAGATTTGAACTTTGCCGCCGGGCGTATTGTATTTCACCGCATTCTCGATCAGATTGAACAAGACCCTGTACACCAGCGTCTTATTGCCGACAATCGGATGGCTGCATTCGCCTATCTGGATCTGGACACGCTTCTGCTTGCGCAGCGGCTCCAGCTCCTGCTCGATCGGCTGTAGCGCTTCAGACAAATCAATCACGTCCGTTGCGCTCTCCTGACTGTCTGCAGTCAGGTGCATTAAGTCTTCCACCACATCAATGAGCCGTTGGGTGCTTTGTTCCGTAATATCCACGGTTTCTCTGTAGTCTTCAATAGAGGGGGACTCATCCAATTTCAATACCTGAATCCCGGCTTTGATAGTCGCAAGCGGCGTTTTGAGTTCATGTGCGGCATTGGAGGCGAATCTTTTCTGTCTGGTGAAGGACTCATCCAGCCTGTTGAGCATCGTATTGAAGGAGTCGGCCAGACTCCCGATTTCATCGTTCGTCGAAATGGGATCAAGGCGTTGGGATAAGTTATTTTCATTGATGTTGCGAATGGTTGTGCTTAGTTGATTCACCGGACGCAAAGCTCTTCCCGCGATTGCATAGGTTGCGGCCATTCCGAAGGCAATGATGATAAACATATAGATGACGCTGGCATCTACGAACCTCTCATTGGCCTCTATTGTACTGACCTGAACAGAGATATTGTTTAATTCCCCATTATCGCCTTTTTCCCCTTCCATTGTGTCAGGATGAGCCCCAATTTCTATCTCCTTCATAAAGTCGGATATATCACCTTCAGTCCTGTTCATAGGGACAGCTCCTGCCATGAAAGGCTTCACAAATTTGCTCTCCGCATTATGGATGGAGATCAGCGTAACGCATACGGCGGTGAGAATAACGATGCAGCCGGTAAGCAACGTCAACCTCATACGCAACGACACCCTATTTAACATGGTGCTCACCCGCGGAATCGGAGATCATGTACCCCTGGCCTCGTATATTTTGGATCATATTCTTATCCCCCATCGCACCCGCGAGCTTTTTTTTCAAGGAATAGATATGAAATTTAAGAGAGTTGGAAAATAAGTCTGTATCGCTGTCCCATGTATGCTCTATCAATCGCTCCGCGCTGATGACACTGTTTTTGTTCAGCATCAGATATTGAAGAAGAGAATACTCCTTCCTGGTCAACTCTATAAGCCGTCCGTTGGCATAGGCGCATTTCCGAGCCGTATCGATGCTGATGGAGCCACAAGCGAGAACCGTATCCTGCTGCGCGAACGAGCGCCGCAGCAAATTGCGGATTCTTGCCTCCAGTTCATTAAAATCAAAAGGCTTGATCAAGTAATCATTGGCCCCGCAATCCAATCCCTCAATGCGATTTTCGATCTCGGAGCGGGCCGACAGTATGAGAATGTTGATTTCTTTGTTGTTGCCGCGAATGAGCTTCAACACTTCCATGCCATCCAATTTAGGCAGATTCAAATCCAGCACGATGACATCATATTGGTTGATTTCATGCAGTTCGATAGCTTCTTCCCCATCCATCGCCTTGTCTACCGAGTAGCCGCATTTCTTGAGTCCCTTCGCTAAAAGATTTGCTAGAGCAAATTCGTCTTCAACTAATAATATTTTCATTGCTATCCACTCCCCGTAGAGCCTGTACATGACCAAGCAGCCACGGATTGTGGCTGCTTGGCTGCTTCATCATACAGTTGCAAGATTATGATTGGTATCAAGTCACACGCTATCGGACATCATTTGTTACTTTATTGTTTTTGTGAGCATTACGCGGCCATCTTGGCCTTCACGCTGCATATTTTGCAGCATGCCAGCCTCCAGCGTAAGTATATCGACCTTCACGTTCTCTGTCTTATCCGCTTTAATCGTTTGAGAATCGATGATATTCGCAATTGTTTCATTCAATACCTTGTCCGTCTTCCGATCAAGCTTAAGGCTCTTGACTATTTCCTGCAGCTTCTTGGAAGTGATTTGCTCGGGCTTGAGGCTAGCGACCATGTCGTTAATTTTCTTTTCCGTCCTCTGATCCAGCTTCAGATCTTTAATCCCCTGGACCAATTCTTGTTGCATACCGAAGCCGGAGACTTGCTCCTTATCCATTTCTGGATACGAAGCCATGGATGCTGCCTTCAGCGCCCCCGAAGCCTCAGTTTTTAAATCCGCTTGGATGGAACTTGCCCCCGTAGCCGCAAAAGCGCTGAGCGGCAGCGCGGCCACCATGGCAGCCACCATAATCCCCGTTTTTAATACATTAACCTTTTTCATAGAAATCCTCCTGCAGTTCGTTTTTTTGGTGAATGACTTGCAACTGTGACTTTAGTTTACAGGGAGCACGGTTAGATTAAGGTTAGGTTTTAGGAGGATTTCAACGATTTTTTCATATGTTTTATACTTATTTTATCATATTTTAAAATTAATAGTCATTTCTTGTGATATTACCATATTCATAGGAATAGCTCTCGCCGAATCAAAGGGAGGAGAGTTGGCAATAGTAAGAGCCTAAGGACTAAGGAGGTGCCGACGATGGAAAATACGCATGAGTATGTAGAGAAGCTCAAGGAAACGCAGGAGAAGGCGGAGCGCAATCAGCAGAGGCAGGGCAAAGGCTCGCCGGGCAACAAGCTGCCGAACAAGCAGCACAGCACCAATAAGTAGAGGAAATGCCAAGGGGAGCGCGGGAACCGCCGCGTTCCCAATGGTTCCCCCGCCAACCTGTTCATCCCCCCTGCCCGTCTGATTAGACGAACGCAGGGGGGATAATGCCTTACGGCAAAAAATGATTCTGCAATGCGGCACACCGCTATATCAGGTTGAGCAAAATCGCTGCACCCAGAGCGGCAATTCGGGCCATATTCGTGATGATGAAGTTTTTGACCGCCAAAACGAAGGTATGCTCCTTGGTCTGCTTCTGCTGGAATGCGCGGATATTGCGCTGCACCGGGATCAGCGTGCATAGGACAAGCAGCAGAATAATCGGATTGACCTTCAAGATGAACAGGACGATGAGGTCCAGATAGGATGCATAATAAATGATGCGGAACAAGGCCAGCGCATTCGCCTTCCCGATATAGACCGGGAGCGTATACCGCTTATTTTCCACATCGTCTTCCATGTCGCAAATATTGTTGGCCAGCATAATATTCGCAATGCACAGAATCGCCGGTATGGAGATAAGGAACACCAGCAGAACCTCGATAATATTGATATCGACCTTCACATGCCAGTCTTCCAGCCACAAGGCCGCCAGCTGATGATCCTCCACATGGATATACGTGGAGATGAAGATGATGACGAACCCCATGAACAACCCGGAGAACAATTCCCCTAGCGGCATGCGGGAGATCGGGACCGGTCCAAGCGAGTACAAAAAGCCGACCAAAAACGATAATCCGCCTAAAAGAAGAATCAGCAGGCCGGTCTGCAAAAACAGAACAACCCCTGCGCTAATCGCAATGACGAGCAGCGTCATGACGGTGGCGACGACCGTCGATTCCTTCATTTTGTACTGCACGATCGCATTATGGACCTCATAGCCGTAGCCATGGGTTTTGATCGCCTTTTTGTAATCGTAATAATTGTTGATGGCCGTGGTCGCCATATCGAAGGACAGCAGAGAGGCGAGCATCAGCAAGAAATGGCTGACTTCGAAGGATTGGAACCGAAAGACAGCATACAGACTCCCGATAAAGAAGGGGATCATGCTGGCGGTTTTGGTCTGGATCTCGACCAGCTTGAGAAAGCTTGTGATTGTCACGTTTCATACTCCTTTGCATGTACAGCACCCGTTGAGGCTTCTTTCTGTCTTGCTTCTTTTCCTCTAAACTTTATCACCAGATCCAAGGGCCGTCCAGTTCCTTAGTATCTCCCGAAATGGCCGCAAAAAAGCCTGTAAAAACCAAGTCCGCGCACGCGGTTTCATCTTGACAAGGCAATCTATCAATATTAATCTAAAGGTAGATAGATCACTAGATTTTTATTCCAACCGCATATCTATCCTAGTGATAAAGGCAAACCCATCGAAAGATGGCGACGCAAAGCTACAGGGGCTTCAGCGAATGATACTCGCTATGCCAGCCAGTTACCGATAGAGATAGCTTGACGTGTCTTTCGCGAACGTTCCCAAGCCCTTCTTACTTCGGTAAGCGGGGCTTTTTCATTAGGATGGACAAGCGAAGGAACAGGTCAACTCCGTATTGACAAAGGCAAACCTGTTGAAAAGCAGGGACGCAAAGCTATAGGGGCTTCAGCGCTGCCAGCGCTCAGCCAGCCAGCTACCAATATTGAAGCAAGCGCCAGCTGCGCGCTCAACTCTACCAATCCGGATGGACAGGAAGAGTTGCGGAAGCAGAGGCGCCGGGCTTCAGAGGAGAGATTGCGATGAAATGGGACAAGCGTCTGTTGGGCCTGCTTGTATTGGCCGTTATCTTGTTCACGGTACCGGTCTATCCGGTTCACGCCGAGGATGCCATTATCAATAAATTAGTCGTGCTGCCAAGCAGTGAATATAATGTCAAGGAAGCCGAAGCCATGAAGGAACGGCTGGCCAAGATCCCCGCCCGAATTCTGAACCAGCTGTATGACAAGGGCGTCACAATCAAGCTGACGAACGACATCATTACGAATGAACCGGAGTTAAGTTATTTGAAGGGCGTGACGCCGCGAGGCTGGGAAGGCACCGGCATGACATGGGACGATGTTCCCGGCGTCAGCGAGCGCATTGTCGCCGCCCGCATCGGATACAGCAACAAGGGCCATGGACACAATTCGTTCAATCTGGAAATTCACGAGACCATGCATGCGGTCGACCGCATCGTCTTCAATGAAATCAGCAGCACCGAGGAATTCAAGAACATTTTCAATCAGGAAGCGAATATCAAGTATAACGGGGACGGCTACGTGTCGGTCCATCCGACCGAATACTTCGCGGAGACCGCCAGCTTGTATGTATACAGCGATGCGACACGGGAAGAACTCAAGGAGCTCACCCCGCTCACCTATGAATTCATGGACAAGCTGTTCGCTAATCCATAATAGACATAGAAGCTCCTTCCGGGCAGATGCCGCGGAAGGAGCTTCTTGTTCATGAGGCGAGCCTGCCTTATGGGTATACCCGGTCAGGCTGGATGGAATCCCACGTCTCATAACCGTCCTCGGAACGGCTGTACTCGTGGTGGTTCGTCGCTTCCAACACGTCCGAATAGTACCATTTGCCCGGCTTGTTGTCCGGCCATTGCTTCGCATCCTCGTGGATATCGGCTGCCTTCACCTTCCGATTCAGCACACTGTTAATGAAAGCCATCGCTTCCGCCCGCGTAATGTACTGGTTCGGCTTGAAGGTGCCGTCCGGATAACCTTTAATCCAGCCTTTGTTGGCCGCCGATACGATATATTTCTCTGCCCAATGTCCGGAAATATCCGAGAACATGCCGTTCGCTTGATCATTGAGCTTATCGAATCGGGACGCAATCGCGGCGAACTCCGCCCGCGTAATGGATTGGCCGGGCTTGAAGGTGCCATCCTGATATCCGGTGATGATGCCGGCACGTTCCATCGTCGATATATGTTTGTTCGACCACCGCTTCTTGGCTACATCCGAGAACGAATTCTGGTCGGTCAGATAGTTCACGCGGCTCTCGTTCTCCATCAGACGATAGAAGATAGCGGCGACTTCTTCCCGGCTAATCTGATTCTCCGGCTTCACCGTGCCATCCGGGTAACCGTTGATGTAATTGTAGTGGTTCTCCATATCCAGCTTCGGCGGAACCGGCGGCAATGGCGGCACCGGTGGCAGCGGCTTCGGCGACGGCGTTATTGTCGTGGTGCTTCCTCCCGAACTGCCGCCAGTACCCGGATCCGGATTGGACGAGTTTTTCGTATAATAGAAAATATATTCCTGTCCTTCCGCATCGGTGAACGTGTACGTGCCGCTCGACTTCACCGGCGTATAGCCCGATACCGAGACCGCTGTCAACGTGACTTGGTCTCCCGGCTTGCCGCTCTGCGTCGTCGGCGCAGCCAGCTGTTGGCCCGATCCCTGCTCCAGATACTTCACAGTCACCTGGCGTTTCGTCTGGGATGAGTCCTTTTTATAGAAAATATTCAACATCTGCTCCGGTTCGTCACTGAATGTATACGGGTAACTTGAATGCTCAGGGTGATAGACGGCGCCCGTCACCGTAATCGGAGACGTCCAGTACAAAATCTGATCGCCGGCTCTTCCCTTGACTCGCTCGGAGTCTTTCAGCACATGGTTCGTCCCGGCTTCCAGATGATTAATCGTCAGAAGCTGGAAATCCCCATGCTCGCCCTTCACATAGTAGAACGTATACTGCTGATCAGGAGCCGTTGTAATCGTGTAAAGCTCATTGAATTTGAGCGGCGTATATACGGCATCGGTGACGGTAATCTGATCCGCTCTCAACCACAGCACTTCCCCGGACTTGCCGGAATGGGTGGACGGAGCTTGCAGTGCCAGATTCGATTCTTGATCCACGTAGTGAACCGTTACCGTGTACGTCTCGCCTTCATTTACTTTGTTATAGTAGAAGGTGTATTCCTGCTCGGTGTCTGCTGTCACCGTGTACTCGACGCTATACCGTTCCGGCTTGTAGACCGCATCCGTCACCGTAATGTCTTCCGCCGTTAGCGTAAGCGCCGACCCAACTTCCCCGGTGCGTGAAGTGGACTCCTTCAGGGATTGTTCCGTCGCCCGATCGACGTAATGCACGATTACGGTGCGCTCTTCGCCTGTCGGATCATCTTTGGTGTAGTAGAACGTATACACCTGGTCAGCTTCTGCCGAGAACGTGTACTTGTGCGTCGCGTTCAACGGCTTGTAGCCCGCCACTTCTTCCGACGTCAGTTCGATGGTCTGCCCGGTTACGCCTTCTTTCATCGTTTCGTCAGCCAGTACTTTGTCTGTACCCTTTTCCAGGTACTTCACTGTTAGCGTCTGACTGCTTCCGACGTAGTAGAAGATGTATTCGTTCGTTCCTGCTTTGAACGTGTACTCATACGTCTCGTTCTCCGCTGTGTAACCCGGAATCGGCTTCGCTTCCAACATTACCGTCTGACCCGTTACGCCTTCTTTCGTCGTTTCGTCAGCCAGTACTTTATCCGTACCCTTTTCCAGGTACTTCACGGTTACGATCTGCTTCTGGGCCGTGTAGTAGAAGATGTACTCCTGGTTGCCTTCCGCTGTGAACGTATAAGTATGTTCACTCGGCGCTACTGGCTCATACCCTTCTACCGGCTTCGCTGTCAGCAGCCTCGTCGAGCCCGTTGGGCCTGTGAACGTATCCGGATCGGCTACCTTAACATCCGTTGTGCCTTCCAGCAGATACTTCACGGTTACCGTCTGCTTCTTAGCCTTATAGTAGAAGATGTGCTCCTGGTTGGCGTCCGCTGTGAACGTATAAGTATGTTCACTCGGCGCTTCTGGCTCATACCCTTCTACCGGCTTCGCTGTCAGCAGCTTCATCGAGCCCGTTGGACCTGTGAACGTATCCGGGGCGGCAACCTCGACATCCGTTGTGCCTTCCAACAGATACTTCACGGTTACCGTCTGTTCCTTGGCCGTGTAGTAGAAAATATACTCGTTCTTACCTGCTTTGAACGTGTACTCATACGTCTCGTTCTCCGCTGTGTAACCCGGAATCGGCTTCGCTTCCAACGTTACCGTCTGACCCGTTACGCCTTCTTTCGTCGTTTCGTCAGCCAGTACTTTATCCGTACCCTTTTCCAGGTACTTCACGGTGACCGTCTGCTTCTTAGCCTTATAGTAGAAGACATGATCCGAATTTTCGCCGGCCTTCAGCACATAATTCACTGATTTCGGTTCTTCCGCTTCATAGCCCGCAATTTCTTCGGGTTTCAGCGTAAGCTCTTCCCCGGTTTTCCCTGTCTTCACACTTGGGTCCAGCAGTTCCTTGCCTGTTGCCCGGTCTACATAGCGAACCTTTACGCTTTGCTCTATTCCATTGTAGTAGAAGACATGATCTGGATTTTCGCCAGCCTTCAGCACATAATTCACTGATTTCGGCTCTTCCGCTTCATAGCCCGCAATTTCTTCGGGTTTCAGCGTAAGCTCTTCCCCGGTTTTCCCTGTCTTCACACTTGGGTCCAGCAGTTCCTTGCCTGTTGCCCGTTCTACATAGCGAACCTTTACGCTTTGCTCTGTTCCATTGTAGTAGAAGACATGATCCGGATTTTCGCCAGCCTTCAGCACATAATTCACTGATTTCGGCTCTTCCGCTTCATAGCCCGCAATTTCTTCGGCTTTCAGCGTAAGCTCTTCCCCGGTCTTCCCTGTCTTCACACTTGGGTCCAGCAGTTCCTTGCCTGTTGCCCGGTCTACGTAACGGACTTTTACGCTCTGATCCTTTGCTGTGTAATGAAAAGTAATCGTTACATCCTTGGCAGGCATCACGCCCGTTACATGCCCTTGGTCCACGCTCAGTCCGCTGCCCTCGCTAACCTCGGCACTGGCGAACTCATATCCGGCGAAATTCTTGCTGCTTATATCAATCGATTCGCCCGGCTTTTTGTCCGCATCACTGCGATCCAGCACCTTGTCTCCCGATTGATGAACAATCGTAAGCTTGTTAGGGACATCGTTGTAACCGAACCAAATAATTGGCGATGGCTTGCTTACCGTTAAATCAACCTTCGTTGGATTAGCTCCAACTCTCAACGTGTAACCTGGCACCGTTGGCGCTGGAATGGTATAGGATTGGCCGA
Proteins encoded in this region:
- a CDS encoding serine hydrolase domain-containing protein — protein: METKRQRFERLFSKLEEQGGMSGVFIAAEQGEIIYQAAFGEADQETGRQLTTGSVFDLASLSKPFTATGIILLAEQGKLGYDDPVAQWLPELPYPGITIRHLLCHTSGLPDFMELFCEHWDRKRIATNADVLAMLAEHRLPAYFEPNESWLYSNTGYVLLALIIERATGQIFADFMRERVFLPLRMNASRIYSRRMEDDVMDNYAYGYVYDHHSSWYELPDLVPETQYVVYLDGIQGDGAMSSNVHDLLAFDRALQAGKLVSGPSLEQAYAPVRLNNGETFDYGFGWIVEDKEGKGRVVSHSGGWPGYASLLNRYLEADMTLIYLRNREQDVEFDQAVIDAAEQILFDQPYEIPQRPLEKRIASVDTGLYPCYAGLYQQEDGGDGIISVLIEDGRLYLQTPGTVRVELYPASDTRFFVRLIPVEVKFIVQAVQTRAEKLVIVEEGHETHAVRIR
- a CDS encoding sensor histidine kinase, with amino-acid sequence MRLTLLTGCIVILTAVCVTLISIHNAESKFVKPFMAGAVPMNRTEGDISDFMKEIEIGAHPDTMEGEKGDNGELNNISVQVSTIEANERFVDASVIYMFIIIAFGMAATYAIAGRALRPVNQLSTTIRNINENNLSQRLDPISTNDEIGSLADSFNTMLNRLDESFTRQKRFASNAAHELKTPLATIKAGIQVLKLDESPSIEDYRETVDITEQSTQRLIDVVEDLMHLTADSQESATDVIDLSEALQPIEQELEPLRKQKRVQIQIGECSHPIVGNKTLVYRVLFNLIENAVKYNTPGGKVQISTARRGSHTIIQISDTGIGMRDEELPHIFEPFYRVDKSRSRNIAGSGLGLSIVKAIMEKHNGFIKVQSRPDVGTTFEAAFPTLSK
- a CDS encoding serine hydrolase, which codes for MTIAGMVFSGLGYGPTTFAAADKARQAGPADARELEQFADAFFEKREPKDAGGAVVVVVKDGKVLLKKGYGYADMERKVPVDPDKTVFRIASVSKTFTAAAVMQLAEQGKIDLHADINRYMGDIRIDNPFKEPVTMHHLLTHTSGFQVTLETMDDFPEDLSRTVSIQSYIKERMPPVVRKPGEAYMYDNFAYILQGYIIEQVSGMPFHQYMKEHIFKPLGMASSDFLLTKEVLERLATGYERGGKPISVYGVTPTEGPDGAMNTTGSDMAQFMIAQLNGGANNHGRILRSETVEAMQIYREPIHPAFPDATYGFESEPKGSNGQHVISKGGDLLGFASCMWLLPDQKTGIFISANAEGMLRSDWYAAFMNQYYPKKEQARTFLRTPMEQLRRLEGVYLDLRVKILQTTVTATGDGELLVEDVLGRHSAKQIDTLLFEDEAGKLLAFKENSDHTVDYLKYLNPVSYAQKITKQAFRDVAQDSPYASHIHYLQAIDRAAGFKDGTFRPEKPVTRAELIALMMRALGYPLSEQRPAYADAANHWAHAEIQTALELGLAEGVPEDRFGPEETISRQEAAEMIVRGMAPILENARPDLSGVKLAEGTDDTYADSVKTMAALELYGPEVKLLADGAVDFASRQAMTRQEAALVMSKLTDLMLKAM
- a CDS encoding MarR family winged helix-turn-helix transcriptional regulator → MKKASDDLIRLVKEMTEADYAMNVMLLQAHESLIDSEITAKQTILLDLVHNHGRLTVSELADRMKVSSSAVSQIVSKLEKAKYVSREINPNNRREIFVRLDERGAEHFAREEELERTIIDRYYTQLDYEEVVALRNIIMKLKGIVEKDCQGGAETD
- a CDS encoding GNAT family N-acetyltransferase; this translates as MTTDRPKTEAPVRFLEGKRIYLRPISSEDADFYYQMLFNPEMRRLTGTQRHFSKEQVASHIEGKTQSASDMLLLIAIRESDQIIGDIELQDIDSINRSAGMRIAIDAPANQGRGFGSEAIGLLLEYAFGILQLHRIELNVFAFNERAIHVYEKMGFRREGVQRDALYYNHAYHDSIIMSILEHEYRNRA
- the menA gene encoding 1,4-dihydroxy-2-naphthoate polyprenyltransferase, whose amino-acid sequence is MTITSFLKLVEIQTKTASMIPFFIGSLYAVFRFQSFEVSHFLLMLASLLSFDMATTAINNYYDYKKAIKTHGYGYEVHNAIVQYKMKESTVVATVMTLLVIAISAGVVLFLQTGLLILLLGGLSFLVGFLYSLGPVPISRMPLGELFSGLFMGFVIIFISTYIHVEDHQLAALWLEDWHVKVDINIIEVLLVFLISIPAILCIANIMLANNICDMEDDVENKRYTLPVYIGKANALALFRIIYYASYLDLIVLFILKVNPIILLLVLCTLIPVQRNIRAFQQKQTKEHTFVLAVKNFIITNMARIAALGAAILLNLI
- a CDS encoding response regulator transcription factor, with protein sequence MKILLVEDEFALANLLAKGLKKCGYSVDKAMDGEEAIELHEINQYDVIVLDLNLPKLDGMEVLKLIRGNNKEINILILSARSEIENRIEGLDCGANDYLIKPFDFNELEARIRNLLRRSFAQQDTVLACGSISIDTARKCAYANGRLIELTRKEYSLLQYLMLNKNSVISAERLIEHTWDSDTDLFSNSLKFHIYSLKKKLAGAMGDKNMIQNIRGQGYMISDSAGEHHVK
- a CDS encoding DUF4023 domain-containing protein encodes the protein MENTHEYVEKLKETQEKAERNQQRQGKGSPGNKLPNKQHSTNK